A section of the Pseudomonas flavescens genome encodes:
- a CDS encoding GAD-like domain-containing protein produces the protein MRDEFFQSFIDNLGEANSHRQVPSSSVEKYRSILPGSLLGYWREEGWCSYADGLFWIVNPDSYKATLDSWLQGSGLDEIDNYHVIARDAFGSLYAWGERYQRKITISSLAGGIVALKSQLQKPNPQPDRALGIFLGSISRESLDFEDNHGKPLFRRALMKLGPVGENEMYAFEPALCIGGKADLEHMVKLNMDVHLTILDQLRR, from the coding sequence GTGAGAGACGAATTTTTTCAGTCATTTATTGATAATTTGGGTGAGGCAAATTCGCATCGACAGGTGCCCAGTTCTAGTGTCGAAAAATATCGTTCGATATTGCCCGGCTCCCTGCTTGGTTACTGGCGTGAGGAGGGCTGGTGTTCTTATGCGGATGGACTGTTCTGGATCGTAAACCCTGATTCTTATAAGGCCACGCTTGATAGTTGGTTGCAAGGAAGCGGTCTGGACGAGATCGATAATTACCATGTTATCGCTAGGGATGCGTTCGGCTCACTATATGCCTGGGGTGAACGCTATCAGCGCAAGATCACGATATCGAGCTTAGCTGGCGGTATCGTTGCTCTTAAGAGTCAGCTTCAGAAACCCAACCCCCAACCGGATCGAGCCTTAGGTATTTTTCTCGGGTCCATTAGTCGGGAAAGCCTCGATTTTGAAGATAATCATGGCAAGCCGTTGTTCAGGCGCGCGCTAATGAAACTGGGACCGGTGGGTGAGAATGAAATGTACGCGTTCGAGCCTGCGCTGTGTATTGGCGGAAAGGCTGATCTTGAACATATGGTAAAGCTGAATATGGATGTGCATTTGACGATTCTTGATCAGTTGCGGAGGTGA
- a CDS encoding contact-dependent growth inhibition system immunity protein has protein sequence MKKTFRQIDESNGFKWEVEPDSDESALESWHRSILDTPINELEIGDLCRSVRQDMYTSELLPVVVRELDKEVLVGFLDDAELLKGTSKLSEAVWAKNLQLTQKMLNILQRDKELIAAEPRAVEYVEYAQALERKLLAALNGKRKRGQIYF, from the coding sequence ATGAAAAAGACATTTCGTCAAATAGATGAGAGTAATGGGTTTAAGTGGGAAGTTGAGCCTGATTCTGATGAGTCTGCGCTGGAGTCATGGCACAGGTCGATTCTGGACACTCCGATAAACGAGCTTGAGATCGGCGACCTTTGCAGATCGGTCAGGCAAGATATGTATACGTCGGAATTATTGCCTGTCGTGGTTCGCGAGTTGGATAAGGAAGTGCTGGTAGGATTTCTGGATGACGCCGAGTTGCTAAAAGGAACCTCAAAATTATCGGAGGCAGTCTGGGCGAAGAATTTACAGCTGACGCAAAAAATGTTGAATATTCTGCAGCGAGATAAAGAGCTTATTGCTGCGGAGCCTCGCGCTGTCGAATATGTCGAATATGCTCAGGCGCTAGAGAGGAAACTGCTGGCAGCGCTTAATGGTAAACGGAAAAGGGGACAGATTTATTTTTAG
- a CDS encoding zinc ribbon domain-containing protein, which produces MSLIDCPECQNRISDKAHACPQCGNPMSQPAGKRWLSEKNVGQVAGATTAWLTAPWIARMVFGVVAMICITVIIVAR; this is translated from the coding sequence ATGAGCCTTATCGACTGCCCCGAGTGCCAAAACCGTATCTCCGACAAGGCTCACGCCTGCCCGCAATGCGGCAACCCGATGAGCCAGCCGGCTGGCAAACGCTGGCTCTCGGAAAAGAACGTCGGTCAGGTCGCCGGGGCCACCACGGCGTGGCTCACCGCCCCCTGGATCGCCCGTATGGTTTTCGGCGTGGTGGCGATGATCTGCATCACCGTGATCATAGTGGCACGCTGA
- a CDS encoding YdbL family protein has protein sequence MSLIKPFAGLLLLLSLSLPAHAISLNEAMSALGDAKASGQLGELPSGYLGVVKSGGQADEIAKLINAARRAEYQKLAQQNGIQLSDVETIAGQKAIDKTPAGQYIQQQGQWRRK, from the coding sequence ATGAGCCTGATCAAACCCTTCGCCGGCCTGTTGCTGCTGCTCAGCCTGAGCCTGCCCGCTCACGCCATCAGCCTCAACGAGGCGATGTCCGCCCTAGGCGATGCCAAGGCCAGCGGCCAGCTCGGCGAGCTGCCCAGTGGTTACCTCGGCGTGGTCAAATCCGGCGGCCAGGCCGACGAGATCGCCAAGCTGATCAACGCCGCCCGCCGCGCCGAGTACCAGAAGCTCGCCCAGCAGAACGGCATCCAGCTCAGCGACGTGGAAACCATCGCCGGCCAGAAGGCCATCGACAAGACCCCGGCTGGGCAGTACATCCAGCAGCAGGGCCAGTGGCGCCGCAAGTAA
- a CDS encoding YnbE family lipoprotein: MRLRSCITALLLGLLSVACTPTVQLAMPNEPININLNVKIEHEIYIKVDKALDSMFSESSGLF, encoded by the coding sequence ATGCGCTTGCGTAGTTGCATCACCGCCCTGCTGCTGGGGCTACTGAGCGTAGCCTGTACCCCGACGGTACAACTGGCGATGCCCAACGAGCCGATCAACATCAACCTGAATGTGAAGATCGAGCACGAGATCTATATCAAGGTGGATAAGGCACTGGACAGCATGTTCAGTGAATCCAGCGGACTGTTCTGA
- a CDS encoding YdbH domain-containing protein, which produces MLSRRTRLRLSIVFTLLVLFVAAVYLGGSYLLQRNGVEKLDWHGLSLSSSGLNVKDLQLTQRSSAGTLELHSEGLQLAWRDFGFSMPFWQHLDIGSLTLTWLAAIEELEPDTPPTDLDLQRLAAPLALLPRSLRIERLAATLPCARGQCTATGNLKLLRGEDDHLAVQLDLHHQTQVINGSLTLRPRNDAIDLQLTLAVDQQPQVTVKSSLEQAGDGLNWNGQLDATQLTQAAALQSWLSAWSVPEGTQWPGAPGEVSLQGSWQLTLPSRVMDVDNLLAASGEVDVQGTLPQPWPFPGLGQLRGQLALTAHNQGQNWIATRVEADLQLTEPNADWLSALPPELRSESLRVQVQPDTPLDGLRNDLTGRSLPLKLTLALRGATRLDLQGRLALASSAPWAVQFAETRLTTRTARVNQAGWQAGELSSDLKLAGHADATAVGLSIGQGSRLQAATLKGADLNAQKLQIDLGGSALDLKLQDGALQTWQFEGPLNLSTARLEQANLKPQGWRLQSQLAAADMVGNLRGKLSNDSELQLDLDASLDAKQNLQLKATLGELFLRSGNPLAKTLVQWPELLDLNSGRLNAVANLALSAGSNAPSVDLSITGKGLGGIYDRSELSGLDTSLHVKLARQRFDLYLQQLKIQQANPGLPIGPIEARIRYGAPLASAAKGTLEVNLAQAALMGGQVTLTPGRWDLAASNQLFPIQIRGLELQQLFTLYPAEGLAGSGTLDGDLPVRLGQNGIEVEKGHIAARQPGGRLQFSSEKIKALGRSNPAMQLVTQSLEDFNFTTLNSSVDYDQHGKLRLAMRLEGQNPAIENGRPIHFNINLEEDIPNLLASLQLTDRVNEIITRRVQQRMLQRNTAPKEP; this is translated from the coding sequence ATGCTCAGCCGCCGCACCAGGCTGCGACTGTCCATTGTTTTCACGCTGCTCGTGCTGTTCGTTGCCGCCGTTTATCTGGGCGGCAGCTACCTGCTGCAGCGCAATGGTGTCGAGAAACTCGATTGGCATGGCCTATCACTCTCCAGCTCAGGCCTGAACGTAAAGGACCTGCAACTGACACAACGCAGCAGCGCAGGCACTCTCGAGCTGCACAGTGAGGGGCTGCAACTGGCCTGGCGCGATTTCGGCTTCAGCATGCCGTTCTGGCAGCACCTCGACATCGGCAGCCTGACGCTCACCTGGCTAGCCGCAATTGAAGAGCTCGAGCCAGACACGCCGCCAACTGACCTCGACCTGCAACGACTGGCTGCCCCACTGGCCCTGTTACCACGCAGCCTGAGGATTGAGCGACTAGCCGCCACCCTGCCCTGCGCCCGCGGACAATGCACCGCCACAGGCAACCTGAAGCTGCTGCGTGGCGAGGATGACCACTTGGCCGTTCAGCTCGATCTCCACCATCAGACGCAGGTAATCAACGGCTCGCTCACCCTGCGACCGCGCAACGACGCAATCGACCTGCAGCTGACCCTGGCCGTCGATCAACAACCGCAAGTGACCGTGAAGAGCAGCCTCGAACAGGCAGGTGACGGCCTGAACTGGAACGGCCAGCTCGATGCGACGCAACTCACCCAGGCAGCCGCCTTGCAAAGTTGGCTGAGCGCCTGGAGCGTGCCGGAGGGCACCCAGTGGCCCGGCGCGCCGGGAGAGGTCAGCCTGCAAGGCTCGTGGCAACTGACGCTGCCGTCGCGGGTAATGGATGTGGACAACCTGCTGGCTGCCAGCGGCGAGGTCGACGTGCAGGGCACTCTACCCCAACCCTGGCCTTTTCCCGGGCTTGGCCAGCTACGGGGGCAGCTGGCCCTGACGGCGCACAATCAGGGGCAAAACTGGATCGCAACGCGCGTGGAAGCGGACCTGCAGCTCACCGAGCCGAATGCCGACTGGCTGAGTGCGCTACCACCGGAGCTGCGCAGCGAATCCCTGCGCGTACAGGTGCAGCCTGACACGCCACTCGACGGCCTGCGCAACGATCTGACCGGGCGCAGCCTGCCCCTTAAACTGACGCTGGCTTTGCGTGGCGCGACCCGCCTGGACCTGCAGGGCCGCCTGGCACTGGCGAGCTCCGCACCCTGGGCCGTGCAGTTCGCCGAAACGCGCCTGACCACACGCACCGCCAGGGTGAACCAGGCTGGCTGGCAGGCCGGCGAGCTGAGCAGCGACCTCAAGCTGGCGGGCCATGCAGATGCTACTGCGGTGGGCCTGAGCATTGGCCAAGGCTCCCGGCTTCAGGCTGCAACCCTCAAAGGTGCCGACCTGAACGCACAGAAGCTGCAGATCGACCTCGGCGGTAGCGCCCTCGACCTCAAACTGCAGGACGGCGCCCTGCAGACCTGGCAGTTCGAGGGCCCGCTGAACCTCAGCACCGCACGCCTGGAACAGGCCAACCTCAAGCCACAGGGCTGGCGCTTGCAGAGCCAGCTAGCGGCGGCGGATATGGTCGGCAACCTGCGCGGCAAGCTGAGCAACGACAGCGAACTGCAACTGGACCTGGATGCAAGCCTCGACGCCAAACAGAACCTGCAGCTCAAGGCGACCCTCGGCGAACTGTTCCTGCGCTCCGGCAACCCGCTGGCCAAAACCCTGGTGCAGTGGCCCGAGTTGCTCGACCTCAACAGCGGTCGCCTGAATGCCGTCGCGAACCTGGCCCTGAGCGCTGGCAGCAACGCCCCGAGCGTTGACCTGAGCATCACCGGCAAAGGCCTGGGCGGCATCTACGACCGCTCCGAACTCAGCGGCCTGGACACCAGCCTGCACGTCAAGCTGGCGCGCCAGCGCTTCGACCTGTACCTCCAGCAGCTGAAAATCCAGCAGGCCAATCCCGGCCTGCCGATCGGCCCGATCGAGGCCCGTATTCGCTACGGCGCGCCACTGGCCAGTGCAGCCAAGGGCACGCTGGAGGTGAACCTGGCGCAAGCCGCGCTGATGGGCGGGCAGGTCACCCTGACACCAGGGCGATGGGATCTCGCGGCCAGTAATCAATTGTTTCCCATCCAGATCCGCGGCCTGGAACTCCAGCAGCTTTTCACTCTCTACCCGGCAGAGGGCCTGGCCGGTAGCGGCACGCTGGATGGTGACCTGCCTGTGCGCCTGGGCCAGAACGGCATCGAGGTGGAAAAAGGCCATATCGCCGCCCGCCAACCCGGTGGACGCCTGCAGTTCAGCTCGGAGAAGATCAAGGCCCTGGGCCGCAGCAACCCGGCGATGCAGTTGGTGACGCAGTCCCTGGAGGACTTCAACTTCACCACCCTGAACAGCTCGGTCGACTATGATCAGCACGGCAAACTGCGCCTGGCCATGCGCCTGGAAGGCCAGAACCCGGCCATCGAGAATGGCCGGCCGATTCACTTCAACATCAACCTGGAGGAGGACATCCCCAACCTGCTCGCCAGCCTGCAGCTGACCGATCGGGTCAACGAGATCATCACGCGGCGCGTGCAGCAGCGAATGCTGCAACGCAATACCGCACCCAAGGAGCCTTGA
- a CDS encoding tetratricopeptide repeat protein → MPRALPLDTLPVRAQVPVRVAAWLLDSPRLGHAPSVKRIAGRLLKQPARQGVVQAQSRLGQMLCRDCDNTRDRRIGVELLRQAARAGDGAAQLELGRLYCQPRTLEPHQARHWLELAALQGQGEARDLLRRL, encoded by the coding sequence ATGCCCCGCGCTTTACCCCTCGATACGCTTCCCGTCCGTGCCCAGGTACCTGTTCGCGTTGCCGCTTGGCTGTTGGACAGCCCGCGGCTGGGGCATGCCCCCAGCGTGAAACGGATTGCCGGTCGCCTGCTCAAGCAGCCTGCCCGCCAGGGCGTGGTGCAGGCTCAGAGCCGCCTTGGCCAAATGCTCTGCCGCGACTGCGACAATACCCGCGACCGTCGTATCGGCGTGGAACTGCTGCGCCAGGCGGCGCGTGCTGGCGACGGCGCCGCCCAGCTCGAGCTGGGCCGCCTCTATTGCCAGCCTCGCACTCTGGAGCCGCATCAGGCCCGCCACTGGTTGGAGCTGGCGGCGCTGCAGGGGCAGGGCGAGGCGCGGGACCTGCTCCGGCGCTTGTAG
- the rmuC gene encoding DNA recombination protein RmuC, with protein sequence MPSDLVSLLPAFLVGALVCAVPLLLRAVALSREAEEMRLQAGLAQERMNAAQLAQAGLSAQLDGCREELAEILEIKADQQAELAALRRETHLLQNDLQLAREQIKGGQALRDQQEVELRRLDSERAGLAAELHEQQENHQQRLEDLQGARDALRAQFAELAGKIFDEREQRFSETSQQRLGQLLDPLKERIQSFEKRVEESYQQEARERFSLGKELERLQGLNQRLSEEAMNLTQALKGQKTQGNWGELVLERVLEHAGLQKGREYHTQVSLKSADGERFQPDVLIQLPGEKQVVVDAKVSLTAYQQCVSATDEATRQLALKQHVLSLRSHLKGLSLKDYQHLDGLHSLDFVLLFVPIEAAFAAALQADPGLFQEAFDQHIVIVSPTTLLATLRVIDSLWRQERQSQNAREIAERAGALYDKFVAFIQDLDEVGMRLQQLDKAYSGARNKLVDGRGNLISRAENLKLLGARASKSLPPELLERAAGLPLDDSGDD encoded by the coding sequence ATGCCCTCTGATCTCGTTTCGCTGCTGCCGGCCTTTCTGGTCGGCGCCCTGGTCTGTGCCGTTCCCCTGTTGCTACGCGCCGTCGCCCTGTCGCGGGAGGCCGAGGAGATGCGTTTGCAGGCTGGCCTGGCGCAAGAGCGTATGAATGCCGCGCAACTGGCCCAGGCAGGCTTGAGTGCGCAACTCGACGGTTGCCGTGAGGAGCTGGCCGAGATTCTCGAGATCAAGGCGGACCAGCAGGCCGAGCTGGCCGCTCTGCGCCGGGAAACCCACTTGTTGCAGAACGACCTGCAACTGGCCCGTGAGCAGATCAAGGGCGGGCAGGCGCTGCGTGATCAGCAGGAGGTCGAGCTGCGTCGTCTGGATAGCGAACGGGCCGGCCTGGCTGCCGAGCTGCACGAGCAGCAGGAAAATCATCAGCAGCGTCTCGAGGACCTGCAGGGGGCCCGTGATGCCTTGCGTGCCCAGTTCGCCGAGCTGGCCGGCAAGATCTTCGACGAGCGCGAGCAGCGTTTCTCGGAAACCAGCCAGCAGCGCCTCGGCCAGCTGCTCGATCCGCTCAAGGAACGTATCCAGTCCTTCGAGAAGCGGGTCGAGGAGAGTTATCAGCAGGAGGCGCGCGAGCGCTTTTCCCTGGGCAAGGAGCTGGAGCGCCTGCAGGGGCTCAATCAGCGCCTGAGCGAAGAGGCGATGAACCTCACCCAGGCCCTCAAGGGCCAGAAAACCCAGGGCAACTGGGGTGAGCTGGTGCTCGAGAGAGTGCTGGAGCATGCCGGCCTGCAAAAGGGCCGCGAGTATCACACCCAGGTCAGCTTGAAGAGTGCCGATGGCGAGCGCTTCCAGCCGGACGTGCTGATCCAGCTGCCGGGCGAGAAGCAGGTGGTGGTCGATGCCAAGGTCAGCCTCACGGCCTATCAACAGTGCGTGTCGGCTACCGACGAAGCGACCCGGCAACTGGCCCTGAAGCAGCACGTGCTGTCCCTGCGCAGCCATCTGAAGGGGCTGTCGCTCAAGGATTACCAGCACCTCGACGGGCTGCACAGCCTGGATTTCGTATTGCTCTTCGTGCCCATCGAGGCGGCGTTCGCAGCAGCCCTTCAGGCAGACCCGGGCCTGTTTCAGGAGGCTTTCGATCAGCACATCGTGATCGTCAGCCCGACCACGCTGCTGGCGACCCTGCGGGTCATCGACAGCCTCTGGCGTCAGGAGCGGCAAAGCCAGAACGCCCGGGAAATCGCCGAGCGGGCCGGAGCGCTGTACGACAAGTTCGTGGCTTTCATCCAGGATCTGGATGAGGTTGGCATGCGCCTGCAGCAGCTCGACAAGGCGTACTCCGGGGCGCGCAACAAGCTGGTCGACGGTCGCGGCAACCTGATAAGCCGCGCCGAGAACCTCAAGCTGCTCGGTGCCCGAGCCAGCAAGAGCCTACCTCCCGAGCTGCTCGAACGAGCCGCCGGCCTGCCTCTGGATGACTCAGGGGACGACTGA
- a CDS encoding glycosyl hydrolase family 28 protein, whose amino-acid sequence MQGSLRQKKYVVVPLALLFSASALALEAPRKVQVPTLAYDDRQIILVWEKPENAAGIVDYHVYMDGKRLGGANANNDQHSPAKPYIDRFYQADTENFHHRISIHNYTVAGLKPETEYRFTVRSVDAEGRESGDSPVLLQRTTAQPEVFNVEDQGAKGDGKTLNTVAIQKTIDACSLNCKVLIPAGVFKTGALYLKSNMTLEIAEGATLLGSERSEDYPLEGYIQYPYSTMVRPASLINALSRDPRQHQSFENIRIVGKGTIDGNGWKRNDDSRDELGNALPFYRASDNTRYMEDGILAKDQVEKAVARGIIVKDAYGQMRSSLMTLRNVTNVFYGGFTVLNPAYHGIMNLETENVVMAGTVHKTYDANNGDGIEFANSKGAMVFNNFFDTGDDCVNFASGTGADATRQPPQEDAWIFNNYFRRGHGMVVAGSHTGGWIQNILAEDNVSDGTDTGLRMKSTNFMGGGARNVTFRDSAIRNTVKQGVIMTLDYHDPNAILDYKRSAVPGQFRDIRVANVTVEDAAGAAIQVKGDSAHDAFHENVAFEQVRFKGKAGAQIDGLRNSRFTDVSIVGSEGDPWNIKGSEGLSFDRVEPQPKQ is encoded by the coding sequence ATGCAAGGTTCGCTGCGTCAAAAAAAGTATGTTGTCGTACCGCTAGCGCTGCTATTTAGTGCCTCGGCCCTGGCTCTGGAGGCGCCACGCAAGGTTCAGGTGCCGACCCTGGCCTATGACGACAGGCAGATCATTCTGGTCTGGGAGAAGCCGGAGAACGCCGCCGGTATCGTCGACTATCACGTGTATATGGACGGCAAGCGCCTGGGTGGCGCCAACGCCAACAATGACCAGCATTCGCCAGCCAAACCGTATATCGATCGGTTCTACCAGGCCGATACGGAAAACTTCCATCACCGTATTTCCATCCACAATTACACCGTGGCTGGCCTGAAGCCCGAGACCGAGTATCGTTTCACCGTGCGCTCGGTGGATGCCGAAGGCCGCGAGTCCGGTGACAGTCCGGTGCTGCTGCAACGCACCACGGCGCAGCCTGAGGTCTTCAACGTCGAGGACCAGGGTGCCAAGGGCGACGGCAAGACGCTCAATACCGTCGCCATCCAGAAGACCATCGATGCCTGTTCCCTGAACTGCAAGGTGCTGATCCCGGCTGGCGTGTTCAAGACCGGCGCGCTGTACCTGAAAAGCAACATGACCCTGGAGATCGCCGAGGGCGCGACGCTGCTGGGTTCGGAGCGCAGCGAGGATTACCCGCTGGAGGGCTATATCCAGTATCCCTATTCGACCATGGTGCGGCCGGCCTCGCTGATCAACGCACTGTCGCGCGATCCGCGTCAGCATCAGTCGTTCGAGAACATCCGCATCGTCGGCAAGGGCACCATCGACGGCAACGGCTGGAAGCGCAACGACGACAGCCGTGATGAGCTGGGCAATGCGCTGCCGTTCTACCGCGCCAGTGACAACACCCGCTACATGGAAGACGGCATTCTGGCCAAGGACCAGGTCGAGAAGGCGGTGGCGCGGGGCATCATCGTCAAGGACGCTTACGGGCAGATGCGCTCGTCACTGATGACCCTGCGCAATGTCACCAACGTGTTCTATGGCGGCTTCACCGTGCTCAATCCGGCCTACCACGGGATCATGAACCTGGAGACCGAGAACGTGGTGATGGCCGGCACCGTGCACAAGACCTACGACGCCAACAATGGCGATGGCATCGAGTTCGCCAACAGCAAGGGCGCCATGGTCTTCAACAACTTCTTCGACACCGGCGACGACTGCGTCAACTTCGCCTCGGGCACCGGCGCCGACGCGACCAGGCAGCCGCCTCAGGAAGATGCCTGGATCTTCAACAACTACTTCCGTCGCGGGCACGGCATGGTGGTCGCCGGTAGTCACACCGGCGGCTGGATCCAGAACATCCTCGCCGAAGACAACGTGTCCGATGGCACCGATACCGGCCTGCGCATGAAGAGCACCAACTTCATGGGCGGCGGTGCGCGCAATGTCACCTTTCGCGATTCGGCGATCCGCAATACCGTCAAGCAGGGGGTGATCATGACCCTCGATTACCACGATCCCAACGCCATCCTCGACTACAAGCGTTCGGCCGTTCCCGGCCAGTTTCGCGACATTCGCGTGGCCAACGTGACGGTGGAAGATGCTGCCGGTGCGGCAATTCAGGTCAAGGGTGACAGCGCCCACGACGCTTTCCACGAGAACGTCGCCTTCGAGCAGGTACGCTTCAAGGGCAAGGCCGGGGCGCAGATCGATGGCCTGCGCAATTCGCGCTTCACCGACGTCAGCATCGTTGGTAGCGAGGGCGACCCCTGGAACATCAAGGGCAGCGAAGGGCTCAGCTTCGACCGCGTCGAGCCGCAGCCAAAGCAGTAG
- a CDS encoding FKBP-type peptidyl-prolyl cis-trans isomerase, whose translation MSEDLRIEDLHPGDGKAVVKGALITTHYRGWLEDGTEFDSSYSRGKPFQCVIGTGRVIKGWDQGLMGMQVGGKRRLSVPAHLAYGERSMGAHITPNSNLRFEIELLEVLTRDD comes from the coding sequence ATGAGCGAAGATTTACGTATCGAGGACCTCCACCCAGGCGATGGCAAGGCAGTGGTCAAGGGCGCGCTGATCACCACCCACTACCGCGGCTGGCTGGAAGACGGCACTGAGTTCGACTCGTCTTACTCCCGCGGCAAGCCCTTCCAGTGCGTAATTGGCACCGGACGAGTGATCAAGGGCTGGGATCAGGGGCTGATGGGCATGCAGGTCGGCGGCAAACGTCGCCTGTCGGTGCCCGCGCACCTGGCCTACGGCGAGCGCTCGATGGGCGCGCATATCACGCCCAATTCGAACCTGCGCTTCGAAATCGAGCTGCTGGAAGTGCTGACGCGGGACGACTGA